TTGTCGGAGCCAGCGGCGGAGGAATCAGCTGCGGAGGTTGCAGCCTCGGAGGCCGAGGTTGCAGCGGAGGTCGCCGCGGTGTTGTCGTTGCCGTTCGAGCAAGCCACCAGGGCGACGGAGGACAGGGCGAGGGCGCACAGTGCGGCGCCGGTCCTACGGGTTGCGTGCAGGTTCATACACAGGCCTTTCAAATCGGAGGTGCCTACAATTTAAAAGAACCACACAGCGAAAACTGCAATTCTGCGTGTTTACCCATCATCGGGGGTAGAGCAGGGGTAATGCGGGCAAAACAACGGCAGCTTAACGTGCTGTTAAGACACTCGTTACCTTCTCCGAAGCCATAATCTGCTCGCGCCGTTCCGCTGACATCAGCCCGGACGCAAGCACGACCGAGCCCCCGGCAGCCAGCGGCGCGAGCACGTACTCCTCGAACTGCTCCGCGTCCTCCCACGCGGGAATCAGGTACCGCGCCGCGTCGATTCCGTCGCGCATCCACTGCGCCAACTCCGGGCTCGCGCCCAGGTACTGGTCGCCGTAGAACCGCACGGTCGGGCCAAAATCCACCGCGCCGAGGGGTAACTCGCCCCCGGATTCGACTACGCCGCGCCCAAACGGGTCGGCGGAAACCACGGCGCAGTCCGGCACATCTGCCCATAGCTCGAAGCGTTCGGGGCTGGTAAACACGACGTCGGCAAGCAACGTGCCCCCGAACGCCGGCCGCCGTCCGGAAGCGTACGTGCCAAGCGCGATGACTGCGGCCTGCCAGGACGCGGGCAGATCGATGAGTACGGTTGCGTCCGGTTCGAGCTCGAACTCCTCGTCGAGCATGTTCGCCACCTTGCACGCCCAGTTGTCCAGCGTGAGGGCGGAAAACTCCATGCGGGTGTCGCGCGCCTCGTCGTAGACGGTGAGGCGCGGGCTGGCCGGATCGCTGGCGATAAGCGGCGAAAGCATGTTCATGCCCGCCCAGACTAGGCCAATTAGTTCACGCAGCGCGGGCCCGTGCCGCCCGCGTTCAGCTCCGGCGCGGCGTCGGTGGCACCGAAATCGGAGCCAGGCGTGCCGACGTTCGGTTGTTCAACCTCATCGCCTGCGCCATCCTGGCCCGCACCGTCCTCGAACGCCGCTGGTCCCATGTAATCGGCGGCGACGACCACGATGAGGCTGTTCGGCTCCAGACCGTCGTTCGCTGTGACGGGGAGCCCGCCGAGCAACTCCGCGAGCTCGAGCGCGGCGGGATCCTCCGGGTTCGCGGCCACGATCTGGGAGCGGCTGTATACGCCCTCCATAGCGTTGGACACGTTGGCGACGGTCATGCCGGCGTCAGTAAGGAACCCGGCAACCGCGGTGGCCTGGCGCGGGGGAGCTTCGGAGTTGAGCACGTACGCCTCGGCAGCTGTCAGCGCGGCGCTGAGTTCCGGCAGGGCGCCGTCGGTCGGCGTGGCGTCGGCGTCCTCGGCGTCCTCCTCCTGCGCAAGCTGGTCGGCCATGAAGCGGTGCACTTCTGCCACATCCACGGTCACGATGGATTCGCCGTAGTCGCCCACGCCATTGACGGAGGTGACCGGGATGGTGGTGAACGTGACGTTACCGCCGGCCAGGCCGGACATCTGCTGCGCCAGGCCCATCACGTCCCACCCCTGGTCGATGGTCACGGAACGCTCGGCCGCATTCGCCAGGTCGCGCAGCCGCGCGGGGTTGGCCAGCGTGCCGGCGGAGAGCATTTTGCGCACCAGCGACGCCATGTACGCCTGCTGCCGCACGATGCGGTCCAGGTCGCCGCGCGGCAAGTCGTGGCGCTGGCGCACGAACGACAACGCCTGCGCACCGTCCAGCGTCTGCACGCCGGCGGGGAAATTCGCGCCGGAAAGGGGCTCGTTAACCGCCTCGTTCAGGCACACCTCAACGCCGCCCACCGCGTCGGTGAGCAGCACGAAACCGAGCAGGCCCACCTGCGCGAAGTGGTCCACCTCCACGCCGGTCAGGTCCGCAACCGCCTGGATCAGCCCCTCTTGGCCGGCGCGCGCGACCTGCTGCTCCATCTGCTGGCCGGGGGCCATGCCGCGCTCCACCAGCTCTTCGCGCTTCTCCGCCGCGTGCGCGCCGTACACGCCGTTGATTTTGAGGTTGCCGTATTCCTCGGTGTGCACATACGTGTCGCGCGGGATGGACACGGCGGTGGCGCGAGACCCGTCGGCCGGAATGCGCACCACCATGATCGTGTCGGTGTTCACCTCGCCGTCCGCGATGCCGGCGTTCAGCCGCGCGAGCTCCTCCTCGGACAACGGCTGGCCCTGGGCATCGGTGCGCGAGTCCGACCCCACAAGCAGGATGTCTACCGCGCCGTCCAGCGTTTCCTCGCTCTTCTTTTCTTTGCTTTTCGACGGCGGCTTCAACTCCAACTCGGAAGCACTCAGCTGGTCCCCAATCCGGCCAACCGCCAGGTAACCCACACCCGACGTGACCAGAACAGCTGCCGAAAGGAATGCCAGCACCCCTTTCACTACGGGGTGCCCGGCTTGGCTGACGTCCCTCACACGGGAGGGGGCCGGCTGGATGTCCCGGGCGCGCCTGTAGTTGTCAGTCACAGCGGGAAAGTATACGGCACCGTGGCCCTCACCTCCGCCGATAGCGTGCGTGTGGCTGCCGTGTGAGCGCGATACGGCTGGGTAAGCTGTGGCCCATTGTGAAATCCGATGTTTCGAATCTTCCGCTTGCCGTGGTGACGGTGACGTACTCGCCCGGGCGCCATCTTGGCGAGCTCATCGAAAGCCTCGCCCAGGCAACCTCGCGGCGCACTGTATTACTGTGCGCCGATAACGGCTCCACCGACGGTGTGCCGGAGGCGGCTGCCCGGGAGCACGAAAACGTGGAGTTTCTGCCCACCGGCGGCAACATCGGCTACGGCGCGGCAATCAACGCGGCGGCACGCGCGCTGAAACCGCGCCGCGCCGCGGGGGAGATTGACCCGCACTGCTTCCTCATCGTGAATCCGGATGTGACGTTTGATCAAGCGAGCGTCGATACGCTCCTGCAATGCCTGGATGCCGCGCCGAAAGCGGGTGCCGTCGGTCCGCGGATCGAGGAAGCGGACGGTTCCGTGTACCCCAGCGCCCGGGAGGTGCCTGGCCTTGTCAGCGGAATCGGGCACGCGCTGCTGGGCAACGTGTGGCCGAACAACCCGTTCTCGGTGGCGTACCGCGCGGCTAACGACATGAGCACGCAGCGAAACGCCGGCTGGCTATCGGGCGCGTGCCTGATGGTGCGGTGGGAAGCGTTCGAGGCCGTCGGCGGATTCGATGAACGCTACTTCATGTATCTCGAGGACATTGATTTCGGCGATCGGCTTTCGCGGGCGGGGTGGGACAACCTCTACTGCCCGTCGTCGGTCATTCATCACGACCAAGGGCACGTTGCCGGCAAGCACAAGCGCGTGACCGTGCCCGCGCACCACGCTTCCGCCTACCGTTTCCAGCGCGACCGGCACCCGCACTGGTGGCAGGCACCGCTGCGGGCCGTACTGTGGGGCGGGTTGCAGGTGCGCTCGGCGGTTGCGCTGCGGCAGGCCGCCCGCGCACGGAAAAGAACGTAAAGGAATACAGTATGGAACTTCACTCCGCGCCGGGTACTGAGCGGGCGGCGCACACGGACGCCGTGATTTTGGTCGGCGGCCAGGGCACGCGCCTGCGGCCGCTCACGGTGGCGACGCCGAAGCCGATGCTGCCCACTGCGGGCTACCCGTTTTTGAGCCACCTGCTGGCGCGCATCGCGGCGGCGGGGATGCGGCACGTGGTGTTGGGCACGTCGTATAAGGCGGAGGTGTTCGAGGCGTACTTCGGCGACGGCGCGGAGTTCGGCCTCGAGATTGAGTACGTGGTGGAGGAAGAGGCGCTGGGCACCGGCGGCGCGATCCGCAACGTGTACGACAAGCTGCGCTTCGACACCGCGATGGTGTTCAACGGCGATGTCCTCTCCGGCGCGGACCTCGGCGCGATCTTGGACACCCACCACGCCGGCGAGGCGGATGTGACGCTGCACCTGGTGCGCGTGCCGGACCCGCGCGCGTTCGGCTCGGTGCCCACGGACGAGGACGGCCGGGTGCTGGCGTTTTTGGAGAAGACGGAGGATCCACCGACGGACCAGATCAATGCCGGCTGCTACGTGTTCAACCGCGAGATCATCGAGCGCATCCCTGCCGGGCGTGTGGTGTCTGTTGAGCGGGAGGTTTTCCCGGGCTTGCTTTCCGACGGTGCACGGGTGCTCGGCCACGTCGATTCCTCCTACTGGCGGGATATGGGCCGCCCGAGTGATTTTGTACAGGGCTCGTCGGACTTGGTGCGCGGGATTGCGTACTCGCCGCTCTTGGAGGGGCGCACGGGAGAGTCGCTGGTGGATCCGTCCGCGGGAGTTGCGGGCGGGGTGATTCTCATGGGCGGCACGGCGGTGGGCCGCGGGTCGGTGATTGGCGCGGGCTCGCGTATCGACGATTCCGTGATCTTCGACGGTGTCACCGTCGAACCGGGCGCGATTGTTCGTAACTCCATCATCGCCTCGGGCGCGCGGATCGGCGCGAATGTGCGCATCCAGGATTGCGTGATCGGCGAAGGTGCGCGCATCGGCGCCCGCTGCGAGCTGCAGGGCGGCATGCGCGTGTGGCCGGGTGTGGAGATCCCGGATACCGGCATCCGCTTCTCCCCGGACGCGTAGCGACACGCCGAATCGGCCAACTTGTTACTCGCGCGACACCCCCATACAACATCTAGTACCCCCTCACTTCACCCCCGGCAGGGGCCCCCTGAAACGTCCGCAAACTTCTGTGACTGGTGAGGCGTTTTACGGGCCAAAACCATAAGTTTGCCACCTGATCGAGGGCAGGAGGTTGCGGCTATTTAGTGGTTCGGTGTCTAATCGCATTGGTGTAAGTTACACACAGCGAAGAACCACTATCACTGAGGAAGGAGGCGTGGGGGCTATGGCAGATGACGCCATTCTCCGAGGCGCTGCCGCGGGAGGCATGACCCTCGACGAACTGTTCGGCACCGTCGAGCAGGAGTGGCAGGACCAAGCGCTCTGCGCACAGACCGACCCGGAGGCCTTCTTCCCTGAGAAGGGTGGTTCAACCCGCGAGGCCAAGCGGATCTGCAAGGCCTGCGCAGTCCGGGATGAATGCCTGGAATACGCCCTCGAGCATGACGAGCGTTTCGGTATCTGGGGCGGTCTCTCCGACCGTGAGCGCCGCCGTCTGAAGAAGCAGCTCGGCTAAACCTCCTGCACAAGCCGGGGCGGAAACCCATTCCGCCGGGACGAGCACCGTCGGCCAGTAGAAATCGCTACCAGGGGAAATCCGGGTCCACGTCCCGCGGGTCGAGGTTTAGGTAGTACGCCACCAACGCCGTCAAGATCCAGGTGATCAGCTCGGAGCGCTCCTCCAAAGTCTTGGCCCTCTGTTCCACCGGCCGCCGGAACACTACAAACCGCGCCCGCGTCGGGTTGCCATAACGGTCCACGCCCGCCTCCAAAACGCGCCCGAGCGGAACGGGCCCGTCGGCGACGATCTCGTCGGGGAGCACGTCGGCGTCGGCACGCAAGCGCATACGTGGAATCGTGTCCACCGCAAGGTCAACGCCAGAGAGTTGTTCGAAGTAGGCGTTGTGCAGCGGCGCGTAGTTCTCCAGCACGAGCTGGTCAAACGCCATGGAGCGGGTGCGGTAGCGCGGCACGCCGACGGGCAGCATCGGCCCGCGCGCGCCGCGGCCGTGCCGGTCCCGCCCGGGACGCAGATGCAACGGCCCCGCCGCGCTCAGCGGATCAGCCGAGCGCGCCGGATTAGCATCGCCACCCGCCCGCTCCGGCCTACTCGCATCCTGCCTCTCCATGGCCCCACAGTGTAAGGCCGCGCGCGCCGCTTTCGGCCCACCCACGCCGCGCCTCGCCCTACCCAAAACTCAAGTAGGGGTTTACACTTACTCGCCGTGAATACTTTCCGTCGTTGTTGCCGGCCGGGCTGCGGAAGACCCGCCGTGGCTACGCTCGTGTACGCCTACGCGGAGTCGACGGCGGTGGTTGGCCCGCTCGCGCCGGTGGCGGACCCGCACGCCTGGGACTTGTGCGAGCGCCACTCCGCCCACATCACCGCCCCGGTGGGGTGGGAAATGGTGCGCGTGGAGCAGGTCGACATCACGGACGATGAGCTGGAGGAGCTGGACGAGGACGAACTCACCGCCCTTGCGGAAGCGGTGCGCGAAGCCGGCCGCGTCACCACCGGCTTGGTGGACACGTCGGCCGACCCGATCGATTACGGCGCGTCCCACGATTTCAACGATCCAGCAACGTCCAACCACCCGGTTCACCGCACGAAGCGCGTGGAGCAGCAGGCCGCCGCGGAGCGCGCCCAGCGCCGCTCGCACCTGCGCGTGGTGCCGGAGCCTGAGGCGAACCACAGCACGTCGCAGCCTTAAGATAGCCCGCATGGCTATCACGCACACCAGCGAATCCCTGGACAAACTCATCAAGGCGTACGACATCCGCGGGGTTGTCGGGGAGAGCATCGATGAAGGTGTCGCCGAGCGCATCGGTGCCGCGTTCGCGCACATCCTGTACGGCGAGGGGGAGCGCCGCATCGCGGTGGGCTACGACATGCGCCCGTCCTCCCCGCAGCTCGCCGCCGCGTTCGCCGCCGGTGCCGCGTCGCAGGGGCTCGACGTCATCGACCTCGGCCTCACCTCCACCGACGAGCTCTACTTTGCCGCCGGCACCCTCAACTGCGCGGGCGCGATGTTCACTGCCTCCCACAACCCGGCGCAGTACAACGGCATCAAGCTCTGCCGCGCGGGCGCCACCCCGGTCTCCACCGACACCGGGCTCGCCCAGATTAAGCGCATGCTTATCGACGGCACTCCGGACAGCGCGGCGGAAAAAGGGAACGTCGAAAAGCAAAATGTGCTCGGGCAGTACGCGGAGTTTTTGCGCACCCAGGTGCCGGTGCCCGCGACTCGGAGCCTGACTGTCGCGGTGGATGCCGCGAACGGCATGGCCGGGCTGACGGTGCCGGCGGTGCTGGGAGATATGGACGTGCGCGATCTGTACTTCGAGCTGGACGGCACATTCCCCAACCACGAAGCCAACCCGCTGGACCCGAAGAACCTGGTGGACCTGCAGAAGTTCACCGTCGAGCAGGGTGCGGACATCGGGCTCGCGTTCGACGGGGACGCGGACCGGTGCTTCGTGGTGGATGAGCAGGGCAAGCCGGTGTCGCCGTCCGCGATTACGGCGCTGATTGCGTCGCGCACGCTGGCAGAGCACCCTGGGGCGACGATTATTCACAACCTGATTACGTCGCGCGCCGTGCCGGAGATCGTGGAGGAATGCGGCGGCACCGCGGTGCGCACGCGCGTCGGGCACTCCTACATCAAGGCGGAGATGGCCGAGCGTGGGGCGCTGTTCGGCGGCGAGCATTCCGCGCACTACTACTTCAGCGAGTTTTTCAACGCGGATTCCGGCCTGGTGGCGGCGCTGCACGTGCTTGCGGCCCTGGCGGAGCAGGACCAGCCGCTGAGCGCGCTGATGGCGCAGTTTGAGCGCTACGAGGCGTCCGGCGAGATTAACTCCGAGGTCGCGGACCAGGCAGCGGCGACGCAGCGGGTGCTGGACGCGTTCGCGGACCGGACCGCGGGCGTCGATCGCCTGGACGGCGTGACGGTGCAGCTCAAGGATTCCAAGGCGTGGTTCAACGTCCGCGCGTCCAACACGGAGCCGCTGCTGCGCCTGAATGTAGAGGCCCCGACCCGGGCAGAGGTGGACGCGCTGGTGGAGGAAATTCTGGGTGCGATCCGCGCGTAGCGTCCGCGCCTAGGATCGGGAGGCATGGACGAGACGTACTACACCGGCGCCGGGCACTACGACCGGGAAACGGTCCGCTTCTTCGATGTCGCCCACGAGGGCGCGCAGCTGCGTGCCGTGGCGCAGGCGGTTGGCCGCTTGGAGCGGTTGCGCGGGTTGAATCCGCGCTCCGTGGTAGTGGTTGGCACGGATCAGATCGCCCGCGCCGCTGCCCGGGCGGTCGCCTGCCTGCGCACGCCGCTTGACCTGCCGCTTGTGGTGACGGAGGCGCTGCCGACCTACGTCGGGCCGCTGGACGTGGTGCTCATGGTCGGCGACGCTGCCGCCCGCGAGGCGGACGCGCGTGGTCTTGCCACCGCAGCCTCCCGCGGCGCCGAGACAATCCTTGCTGGTCCTGCACGCGGCCCGCTTATCGACGATGCCCCGAAACCAACCACCATCCTGCCTGCCCTCCCCACGGCCGCTGGCGCGTCGCCGGCGCGCACGATGGCCGCAGTGGCCGCTGTGCTCGACGCGCTCACCGGTGACGGCGACGTGATTGCCGGCCAGCTGGAGGTCCTCGCCGAAGAGGTCGACGCGGAGCTCACCGCCCTTTCCCCGGAGCGGGATGAGTCGGTCAACCCGGCCCACCAGCTGCGAGCATTCGCGGCGGATGCGCGGGTGATCCACACCGGCCTGTCCCGCTGCGGCCGCGCGATCGCCCCGCTCATCGCTGAGCTGTGGTCCGCTCGCGGGCTGGCGTCCGGCTTCGTCGACGCGGAAGAGCTCGCGCTTGCGCAGGAGTTCGCCCGACCTGCCGGGGCGCCGGACGCGGCCGACATCTTCTACGACCCGCTGATCGACGGGCCGCTGGAACTGGTACCGTTAAAGACCGTTCTGTGGGCACAGCAGCCGGGGGATGACTCCGTGGCGGCCGTGCCCAACTCGCGCGCTGAGTATGTCGAGGCGGCGGGGCTGGGCGACACTGCCCAGGCGTTGCGCTTGATCGCGCGCGCTTACGCCGCCACTGCCCTCGACGATCTGCAGGCATGATGCCCATGATGTGTCAGCACGCGGGGCCGCCCGTTACCGCCTAAGAGGAGTCGC
Above is a genomic segment from Corynebacterium sp. CNCTC7651 containing:
- a CDS encoding TIGR03089 family protein — its product is MNMLSPLIASDPASPRLTVYDEARDTRMEFSALTLDNWACKVANMLDEEFELEPDATVLIDLPASWQAAVIALGTYASGRRPAFGGTLLADVVFTSPERFELWADVPDCAVVSADPFGRGVVESGGELPLGAVDFGPTVRFYGDQYLGASPELAQWMRDGIDAARYLIPAWEDAEQFEEYVLAPLAAGGSVVLASGLMSAERREQIMASEKVTSVLTAR
- a CDS encoding LCP family protein encodes the protein MTDNYRRARDIQPAPSRVRDVSQAGHPVVKGVLAFLSAAVLVTSGVGYLAVGRIGDQLSASELELKPPSKSKEKKSEETLDGAVDILLVGSDSRTDAQGQPLSEEELARLNAGIADGEVNTDTIMVVRIPADGSRATAVSIPRDTYVHTEEYGNLKINGVYGAHAAEKREELVERGMAPGQQMEQQVARAGQEGLIQAVADLTGVEVDHFAQVGLLGFVLLTDAVGGVEVCLNEAVNEPLSGANFPAGVQTLDGAQALSFVRQRHDLPRGDLDRIVRQQAYMASLVRKMLSAGTLANPARLRDLANAAERSVTIDQGWDVMGLAQQMSGLAGGNVTFTTIPVTSVNGVGDYGESIVTVDVAEVHRFMADQLAQEEDAEDADATPTDGALPELSAALTAAEAYVLNSEAPPRQATAVAGFLTDAGMTVANVSNAMEGVYSRSQIVAANPEDPAALELAELLGGLPVTANDGLEPNSLIVVVAADYMGPAAFEDGAGQDGAGDEVEQPNVGTPGSDFGATDAAPELNAGGTGPRCVN
- a CDS encoding glycosyltransferase family 2 protein, translating into MKSDVSNLPLAVVTVTYSPGRHLGELIESLAQATSRRTVLLCADNGSTDGVPEAAAREHENVEFLPTGGNIGYGAAINAAARALKPRRAAGEIDPHCFLIVNPDVTFDQASVDTLLQCLDAAPKAGAVGPRIEEADGSVYPSAREVPGLVSGIGHALLGNVWPNNPFSVAYRAANDMSTQRNAGWLSGACLMVRWEAFEAVGGFDERYFMYLEDIDFGDRLSRAGWDNLYCPSSVIHHDQGHVAGKHKRVTVPAHHASAYRFQRDRHPHWWQAPLRAVLWGGLQVRSAVALRQAARARKRT
- a CDS encoding sugar phosphate nucleotidyltransferase is translated as MELHSAPGTERAAHTDAVILVGGQGTRLRPLTVATPKPMLPTAGYPFLSHLLARIAAAGMRHVVLGTSYKAEVFEAYFGDGAEFGLEIEYVVEEEALGTGGAIRNVYDKLRFDTAMVFNGDVLSGADLGAILDTHHAGEADVTLHLVRVPDPRAFGSVPTDEDGRVLAFLEKTEDPPTDQINAGCYVFNREIIERIPAGRVVSVEREVFPGLLSDGARVLGHVDSSYWRDMGRPSDFVQGSSDLVRGIAYSPLLEGRTGESLVDPSAGVAGGVILMGGTAVGRGSVIGAGSRIDDSVIFDGVTVEPGAIVRNSIIASGARIGANVRIQDCVIGEGARIGARCELQGGMRVWPGVEIPDTGIRFSPDA
- a CDS encoding WhiB family transcriptional regulator, with amino-acid sequence MTLDELFGTVEQEWQDQALCAQTDPEAFFPEKGGSTREAKRICKACAVRDECLEYALEHDERFGIWGGLSDRERRRLKKQLG
- a CDS encoding metallopeptidase family protein, which produces MLPVGVPRYRTRSMAFDQLVLENYAPLHNAYFEQLSGVDLAVDTIPRMRLRADADVLPDEIVADGPVPLGRVLEAGVDRYGNPTRARFVVFRRPVEQRAKTLEERSELITWILTALVAYYLNLDPRDVDPDFPW
- a CDS encoding DUF3499 family protein gives rise to the protein MATLVYAYAESTAVVGPLAPVADPHAWDLCERHSAHITAPVGWEMVRVEQVDITDDELEELDEDELTALAEAVREAGRVTTGLVDTSADPIDYGASHDFNDPATSNHPVHRTKRVEQQAAAERAQRRSHLRVVPEPEANHSTSQP
- a CDS encoding phosphomannomutase/phosphoglucomutase, giving the protein MAITHTSESLDKLIKAYDIRGVVGESIDEGVAERIGAAFAHILYGEGERRIAVGYDMRPSSPQLAAAFAAGAASQGLDVIDLGLTSTDELYFAAGTLNCAGAMFTASHNPAQYNGIKLCRAGATPVSTDTGLAQIKRMLIDGTPDSAAEKGNVEKQNVLGQYAEFLRTQVPVPATRSLTVAVDAANGMAGLTVPAVLGDMDVRDLYFELDGTFPNHEANPLDPKNLVDLQKFTVEQGADIGLAFDGDADRCFVVDEQGKPVSPSAITALIASRTLAEHPGATIIHNLITSRAVPEIVEECGGTAVRTRVGHSYIKAEMAERGALFGGEHSAHYYFSEFFNADSGLVAALHVLAALAEQDQPLSALMAQFERYEASGEINSEVADQAAATQRVLDAFADRTAGVDRLDGVTVQLKDSKAWFNVRASNTEPLLRLNVEAPTRAEVDALVEEILGAIRA